A genomic window from Candidatus Kouleothrix ribensis includes:
- a CDS encoding stage II sporulation protein M — MSISAIRTITRREVGDTLTDWRILAPMFILAFILPLLLVSASNFAIRFINDPNTVPLLVPFAMLLVGFIPASFSLITALETFVGERERNSLEALLAMPISDGELYLGKLSSALLPPLISAYTAMGVFCTALWLGYPALFARGLNAELILVVVLLITTKAIVMVASAVIISSHTTSVRAANLLASFVLLPTATIVQLEAILIIGRTERALSVLWIIVLLLSTMAIALIRTGMGAFNREEILSREHEQLNLRQVGRTWKTFFREYQPAGVAPDQYRHDRFTAGRFYRHELPALLRDYRLPLLVALIAAASGVLGGGYVGNTYRLPMLDAYLNNVGNPPLPSLGLALLIAANNIRVAALSSIFSLFVFGAFAFLVPAVAFAQIGFVASSLADRGGSWLALGHTSPLQFVLAYVLPHGMIELPAALLSAALGIRVGAALMAPPKGFTVGQNILWSLAQFAKVWIFVLIPLFVLAGLIEGLVTPQIIRALYGGA, encoded by the coding sequence ATGAGCATCAGCGCAATCCGCACGATCACCCGGCGCGAGGTTGGCGATACCCTGACCGACTGGCGCATTCTGGCGCCCATGTTCATCCTGGCGTTCATCCTGCCGCTGCTGCTCGTGAGCGCGTCGAACTTCGCGATCCGCTTCATCAACGACCCGAACACAGTGCCGTTGCTCGTGCCGTTCGCGATGCTGCTGGTCGGCTTCATCCCGGCCTCGTTCTCGCTCATCACCGCGCTCGAGACGTTCGTAGGCGAGCGCGAGCGCAACAGCCTCGAGGCACTCCTGGCCATGCCGATCTCGGATGGCGAGCTATACCTGGGCAAGCTCAGCTCGGCGCTGCTGCCGCCACTGATCTCGGCCTACACGGCCATGGGCGTGTTCTGCACGGCACTATGGCTAGGCTACCCGGCGCTGTTCGCGCGCGGGCTGAATGCCGAGCTAATCCTCGTGGTAGTGCTGCTGATCACCACCAAGGCGATCGTGATGGTCGCCAGCGCGGTGATCATCTCGAGCCACACCACCAGTGTACGCGCGGCCAACCTGCTGGCCAGCTTCGTGCTGCTGCCCACCGCCACGATCGTGCAGCTCGAGGCGATCCTGATCATTGGGCGCACCGAGCGCGCGCTGAGCGTGCTGTGGATCATCGTGCTGCTGCTCTCGACCATGGCAATCGCGCTGATCCGCACCGGCATGGGCGCATTCAACCGCGAAGAGATCTTGTCGCGCGAGCACGAGCAGCTGAATCTGCGCCAGGTCGGCCGCACCTGGAAGACCTTCTTCCGCGAATATCAGCCGGCCGGCGTCGCACCCGACCAGTATCGCCACGATCGCTTCACGGCCGGCCGGTTCTACCGCCACGAGCTGCCGGCGCTGCTGCGCGACTACCGGCTGCCGCTGCTGGTAGCGCTGATCGCGGCCGCCAGCGGCGTGCTCGGCGGCGGGTATGTCGGCAACACCTACCGGCTGCCGATGCTCGACGCCTACCTGAACAACGTGGGCAATCCGCCGCTACCCTCGCTGGGGCTGGCGCTGCTGATCGCAGCCAATAATATTCGCGTCGCGGCCCTATCGAGCATATTCTCGCTGTTTGTGTTCGGGGCGTTTGCATTCCTGGTGCCGGCGGTAGCCTTCGCACAGATCGGCTTTGTAGCCAGCTCGCTGGCCGATCGCGGCGGCAGCTGGCTCGCGCTGGGCCACACCAGCCCGCTCCAATTCGTGCTGGCCTATGTGCTGCCGCACGGCATGATCGAGCTGCCGGCGGCGCTGCTGAGCGCGGCGCTGGGCATTCGCGTCGGCGCGGCGCTGATGGCCCCGCCCAAGGGCTTCACCGTCGGGCAGAACATCCTGTGGTCGCTGGCCCAGTTCGCCAAGGTGTGGATCTTCGTGCTGATCCCGCTGTTCGTGCTGGCCGGCCTGATCGAGGGCCTGGTGACACCGCAGATCATCCGTGCGTTGTACGGCGGCGCGTAG
- a CDS encoding 50S ribosomal protein L9 has product MKVLLVQDVDKLGAAGEVKEVSGGYGRNFLLPKGFAVLATKGQVKQAEERQAAQQKRQQAARRDAEALAARIAGQTLRFTARVGELDRLYGSITSADIAEKIQLQTGVDIDRRKIDLDEPIKRIGIYPIKVHVSAGLDPIVNVVVEGEAGAIELPADPDAE; this is encoded by the coding sequence ATGAAAGTCCTGCTGGTGCAGGATGTCGACAAGCTCGGCGCGGCCGGTGAGGTGAAGGAGGTTTCGGGCGGCTATGGCCGCAACTTCCTGCTACCGAAGGGCTTTGCCGTGCTTGCGACGAAGGGCCAGGTTAAGCAGGCCGAAGAGCGGCAGGCCGCGCAGCAGAAACGCCAGCAGGCTGCCCGCCGCGACGCCGAGGCGCTGGCTGCGCGGATCGCCGGCCAGACTCTGCGCTTCACCGCGCGCGTCGGCGAGCTCGACCGGCTGTATGGCTCGATCACCAGCGCCGATATCGCCGAGAAGATCCAGCTGCAGACCGGCGTGGACATCGATCGCCGCAAGATCGACCTGGACGAGCCGATCAAGCGCATCGGTATCTACCCGATCAAAGTCCACGTCAGCGCCGGGCTCGACCCGATCGTGAACGTGGTGGTTGAGGGCGAGGCGGGCGCGATCGAGCTGCCGGCCGACCCCGACGCCGAGTAG
- a CDS encoding ABC transporter ATP-binding protein, with protein MIEAHRLHKAFGNFQAVREISLRVDRGEVVALLGPNGAGKTTTVRMLGAILRPSTGRALVAGYDVVEQAREVRHVVGLLTEFPGLYHRMRSLEYLEFFGALQGMAAAESARRGTLLLQQFGLWDARDKRLDSYSKGMKQKIALIRALIHDPPVLFLDEPTTAMDPHSARTVRDAIADLRAARRTILLTTHNLVEAETLADRIVVVRGGQIVAEGTRAQLTLQLLGDPIWELRLGTPADGIAELLADLVPIEAVGDDWVQYRSAEGRLVNPQIVARLAARGTPIVALAELPRSLEDVYLSIVAEDQPERGAWSTNGQGDKQGGRQGDGATKPSDFSLSPALPISEEEEVQP; from the coding sequence ATGATCGAAGCCCACCGCCTTCATAAAGCCTTCGGCAACTTCCAGGCCGTGCGCGAGATCTCGCTGCGCGTCGACCGCGGCGAGGTGGTAGCTCTGCTTGGCCCCAATGGCGCCGGCAAAACCACCACCGTGCGCATGCTCGGCGCGATCCTGCGGCCCAGCACCGGCCGTGCGCTCGTCGCCGGCTACGATGTCGTCGAGCAGGCGCGCGAGGTGCGCCATGTCGTCGGCCTGCTCACCGAGTTCCCAGGCCTGTACCACCGCATGCGCTCGCTCGAATACCTAGAGTTCTTTGGCGCACTCCAGGGTATGGCTGCGGCCGAGTCGGCGCGCCGCGGCACACTGCTGCTCCAGCAGTTCGGGCTGTGGGACGCGCGCGACAAGCGGCTCGACAGCTACTCGAAGGGCATGAAGCAGAAGATCGCGCTGATCCGCGCGCTGATCCACGACCCGCCGGTGCTGTTTCTCGACGAGCCGACCACCGCCATGGACCCGCACAGCGCGCGCACGGTGCGCGACGCAATCGCCGACCTGCGGGCCGCGCGCCGGACGATCCTGCTGACTACCCACAACCTGGTCGAGGCCGAGACGCTGGCCGACCGGATTGTGGTGGTGCGCGGTGGGCAGATCGTGGCCGAGGGTACGCGCGCTCAGCTCACGCTGCAGCTGCTGGGCGACCCGATCTGGGAGCTGCGGCTAGGCACGCCGGCCGACGGTATCGCCGAACTGCTGGCCGACCTGGTGCCGATCGAGGCGGTCGGCGACGACTGGGTGCAGTACCGCAGCGCCGAGGGGCGGCTGGTCAACCCGCAGATCGTGGCCCGGCTGGCCGCACGCGGCACGCCGATCGTCGCGCTGGCCGAGCTGCCACGCAGCCTCGAAGACGTGTACCTGAGCATCGTGGCCGAAGACCAGCCCGAGCGCGGAGCCTGGAGTACGAACGGGCAGGGAGACAAGCAGGGCGGGAGACAAGGAGATGGGGCGACCAAACCATCCGATTTCTCCTTGTCTCCCGCTCTCCCGATCTCGGAAGAAGAGGAGGTGCAGCCATGA